The Actinomycetota bacterium region CCGGGGACAAGCTCCACGTTGTGGATCACGGTTCCGTCCGGTATCCGCGCCAGCGGCAGCGAGTTGCCGGGCTTGATCTCGGCCCCCGTCCCGGACTGCACCATGGCACCTGCGCGCAGGCCGTCGGGCGCAAGGATGTATCGCTTTTCGCCGTCGGCGTAGTGCAGCAGCGCGATGCGGGCCGACCGGTTCGGGTCGTATTCGATCGCCGCGACCTTCGCCGGGATCCCATCCTTGTTGCGCCTGAAATCGATGATCCGGTAGCTGCGCTTGTTGCCGCCGCCACGCCGGCGCGACGTGATGCGGCCGTGCGCGTTGCGCCCCCCGGTCTTCGGCAGAGGGACGGTGAGAGCCTTTTCGGGCCTCTTGGTCGATATGCCCTCGTAGGTCGCGACGGTCTGGAACCGGCGTCCTGAGGATGTGGGCTTTCGCTGTCTGATGGGCATCGGCTATCCCGTGTTGAAAATCTCGATCTTCTCGCCGGGCGCCAGGGTGACGACTGCCCGGCGGGTGTCCCGGCGCTGTCCTTGGACGAGGTGGCGGCGCACCATCTTCCCGCGGCGCTTCACCGTGTTGACCTGCTTGACGTGAACGCCCCAGATCGTCTCGACGGCGCGGCGGATGTCCGGCTTGGTGGCCTTGGCCGCGACCACGAACGTGTACTTGCCGCCCTCGGCCGCCGCGTAGGACTTCTCCGAGACGACGGGCCGGATGATGACGTCCCTCGCTTCAAGGCTCATGACGCCTCCTCCGGCGCGGGAGCCGTGCGCCGGCCGGGAAGATCGGCGGCTCTCTGCTGAAACGCCTCCACGGCCGTGCGCGTGAAGACGATGCTGTCGTGGCGCAGAACGTCGTAGACGTTCAGCTGGGTCTCGTCGATGCAGTGCGACCGTGCCAGGTTGCGGAAAGCCACCGCCGTAAGGACCTGGGAGGAGTCCACGACCACGAGAACCTTGCCCTGAACGCTCCAGGCGCCCAGGGCGGCGGCCGCCCGGCGGGTCTTGGGAACCTCGAACGGCGGGTCCGCGACCACGAACAGACCCCCGGACGACATCCTGGACGACAGCGCGGACCTCAGGGCCAGCGCCTTCATCTTCTTGGGGACCGACACGGCGTGCGATCGCGGCTTCGGACCGAACACGGTCCCGCCGCCCTTCCACTGCGGCTCGCGGGTCGAACCGTGACGCGCGCGTCCGGTGCCCTTCTGGCGCCATGGCTTTTTGCCGCCCCCGCTGACCTCCGCCCGGGTCTTGGTGGAATGGGTCCCGCTGCGGGCAGCGGCGAGCTGGGCCGTCACGACCTGGTGCATCAGCGGCACGTTCACCTTCGCCGCGAAGATCTCGTCGGACAGCTCGATCTGCTCCGCGCTGGACCCGTCCTCAGCCAGTAGTGGGACGTTCACCGCTTCCCCCTCACCGAGGACCGGACGATGACAAGCCCGCCGTTGGGACCGGGCACGGCTCCCTTGACGAGCAGAAGGTTTCGCTCGGCGTCGACCTTCACGACGGGCAGGTTCAGGACCGTCACGCGCTCGTGGCCGTACCGCCCCGGCAGCTTCAAGCCCTTGAACACACGGGCGGGGGTCGAGCCGCCGCCGACGGACCCGGGTGTGCGGTGCTTGCGCTCCGTGCCGTGGCTCGCGGGGGCGCCTCCGAAATTGTGGCGCTTGTAAACACCGGAAAAGCCCTTGCCTTTGGACGTCCCAACCACGTCGACCTGTTCGCCCTGCTCGAAGACGTCCGCTCGCAGCTCCTGGCCCACGGAGAAGACCGAAGGATCCGCCACCCGCAACTCGACCAGATGGCGGTGGCCGTCCAGCCCCGCCTTGCGGAGGTGTCCGGCCTCCGGCTTGTTCAGCTTGCGGTCCGGGATCTCGTCGAACGCCAGCTGGACCGCGGAGTAGCCGTCGCGCTCAGGGGTGCGCAGCTGCGCGACCCGGCACGGGCCGACCTGCACCACCGTGACGGGCAGCGCGCGGGCAGCCTCGTCGAAGACCTGGGTCATGCCCAGCTTCCGCCCGATGATTCCCTTGGTCACGGTAGGCATGGCGATCAGCGGGCACCCGCACCTGCGAGCTTGATCTCGATGTCCACGCCCGCCGGCAGATCCAGGCGCGTCAGGTCCTCGATCGTGCGGGGGGTCGGGTCTATCACGTCGATCAGCCGCTTGTGGGTGCGCATCTCGAAGTGCTCCCGCGAGTCCTTGTCCTTGTGCGGTGACCGGATGAGGCAGATGATCCCCCGCTCCGTCGGCAGAGGCACCGGGCCCGACACGCGCGCGCCG contains the following coding sequences:
- the rplB gene encoding 50S ribosomal protein L2, whose amino-acid sequence is MPIRQRKPTSSGRRFQTVATYEGISTKRPEKALTVPLPKTGGRNAHGRITSRRRGGGNKRSYRIIDFRRNKDGIPAKVAAIEYDPNRSARIALLHYADGEKRYILAPDGLRAGAMVQSGTGAEIKPGNSLPLARIPDGTVIHNVELVPGQGGRIARSAGTSVQLMAKEKGYANLRMPSGEIRLVHAQCKATVGQVGNTEHELVSLGKAGRNRWKGRRPKVRGVAMNPVDHPHGGGEGKASGGRPASTPWGQPERRTRQKRKTSSTFIVRRREKKRRK
- the rpsJ gene encoding 30S ribosomal protein S10, whose amino-acid sequence is MAPPQQRIRIKLKAFDHEVVDLSAKRIVDTVLRSGARVSGPVPLPTERGIICLIRSPHKDKDSREHFEMRTHKRLIDVIDPTPRTIEDLTRLDLPAGVDIEIKLAGAGAR
- the rplW gene encoding 50S ribosomal protein L23; the protein is MSLEARDVIIRPVVSEKSYAAAEGGKYTFVVAAKATKPDIRRAVETIWGVHVKQVNTVKRRGKMVRRHLVQGQRRDTRRAVVTLAPGEKIEIFNTG
- the rplD gene encoding 50S ribosomal protein L4, which codes for MNVPLLAEDGSSAEQIELSDEIFAAKVNVPLMHQVVTAQLAAARSGTHSTKTRAEVSGGGKKPWRQKGTGRARHGSTREPQWKGGGTVFGPKPRSHAVSVPKKMKALALRSALSSRMSSGGLFVVADPPFEVPKTRRAAAALGAWSVQGKVLVVVDSSQVLTAVAFRNLARSHCIDETQLNVYDVLRHDSIVFTRTAVEAFQQRAADLPGRRTAPAPEEAS
- the rplC gene encoding 50S ribosomal protein L3, coding for MPTVTKGIIGRKLGMTQVFDEAARALPVTVVQVGPCRVAQLRTPERDGYSAVQLAFDEIPDRKLNKPEAGHLRKAGLDGHRHLVELRVADPSVFSVGQELRADVFEQGEQVDVVGTSKGKGFSGVYKRHNFGGAPASHGTERKHRTPGSVGGGSTPARVFKGLKLPGRYGHERVTVLNLPVVKVDAERNLLLVKGAVPGPNGGLVIVRSSVRGKR